One window of the Streptobacillus canis genome contains the following:
- a CDS encoding CidA/LrgA family protein translates to MKIIKQLAYILAFSYIGVSISKITNIPVPGSVIGLILFFMALQFKLIRLEKVEETSRFLTENLAVLFIPAGVAIMISFKYIKDSWMIILGICLITTIISLIFTGKLVQYLINKGEGK, encoded by the coding sequence ATGAAAATTATTAAGCAGTTAGCATACATTCTTGCCTTTTCATATATAGGCGTGAGTATAAGTAAAATTACAAATATTCCTGTTCCAGGTTCTGTAATAGGATTAATATTATTTTTTATGGCATTGCAGTTTAAATTAATACGTTTAGAAAAAGTAGAAGAAACATCTAGATTTTTAACTGAAAACTTAGCTGTATTATTTATACCTGCAGGGGTTGCAATAATGATAAGTTTTAAATATATTAAGGATAGTTGGATGATAATACTTGGAATATGTTTGATTACTACAATTATATCGCTAATATTTACAGGTAAATTAGTACAATATTTAATTAATAAAGGAGAGGGTAAATAA
- the agaW gene encoding PTS N-acetylgalactosamine transporter subunit IIC codes for MLLKAILIAIWAGFAGIEQFDGLQTFHRPIFSGLIIGLILGDVKTGLMVGGSLELVWMGLVPLAGAQPPNIVVGGIFGVSLALLSGLQAQEAIGIVFPLGVIGQMIVTLMFSLYSGMMKFGDQAAEEANPAGVDRLVYIQLLIRFVLFGGVTFLFVYFGADSVKAIIEALPEKLVAGFGTAGGMMPAIGFALLLNIMLKKEYFGFLIAGFVLAAYLKLDLVAVTLVAISIALYDYYSNSSKAVEVVRNEEEENGI; via the coding sequence ATGTTATTAAAAGCAATTTTAATCGCTATATGGGCTGGATTTGCTGGAATTGAACAATTTGATGGACTTCAAACATTCCACAGACCAATATTCTCAGGGTTAATCATAGGGTTAATCTTAGGCGATGTTAAAACAGGATTAATGGTAGGAGGAAGCTTAGAGCTTGTTTGGATGGGACTAGTTCCATTAGCAGGTGCTCAACCGCCTAACATAGTTGTTGGAGGTATTTTCGGTGTTTCATTAGCTCTATTATCAGGATTACAAGCTCAAGAAGCTATAGGAATCGTGTTCCCATTAGGAGTAATAGGACAAATGATAGTTACTTTAATGTTCTCATTATATTCAGGTATGATGAAATTTGGGGATCAAGCTGCAGAAGAAGCTAACCCAGCTGGTGTTGACAGATTAGTTTACATTCAATTATTAATCAGATTCGTATTATTCGGTGGAGTTACATTCTTATTCGTTTACTTCGGAGCAGATTCAGTAAAAGCTATTATAGAAGCATTACCTGAAAAATTAGTAGCTGGATTCGGTACAGCTGGTGGAATGATGCCTGCTATAGGGTTTGCATTATTATTAAACATCATGCTTAAAAAAGAATACTTTGGATTCTTAATAGCAGGATTCGTATTAGCTGCATACTTAAAATTAGACTTAGTTGCAGTTACATTAGTTGCAATCTCAATAGCTTTATATGATTATTATTCAAACTCTTCTAAAGCAGTAGAAGTTGTAAGAAATGAGGAGGAAGAAAATGGAATCTAA
- a CDS encoding LrgB family protein: protein MLFELTNDPLFGLLLTLLVYILFKKISEKVKLSLLNPIVLSIVLIIIILRMFNIPYENYFKGAEILNRMIVPATVALAMPLYKNFHLLKKYYKQILTGIGISTLLLTFLLGLIIAVIKIDSQILASILPKSVTTAIAVGVSEKINGITSITIITVIVCGNIGAIFGESVFKMFNITNPIAQGISLGTTSHAIGTSKAIEMGEVQGSMSGLAIIITGLFTVLIVPIIYLVIINFFY, encoded by the coding sequence ATGTTGTTTGAACTTACTAATGATCCTTTATTTGGATTATTACTTACTTTATTAGTGTATATATTATTTAAAAAGATTTCAGAAAAAGTAAAACTATCTTTACTTAATCCTATAGTTCTATCGATAGTTTTGATAATAATAATATTACGGATGTTTAATATACCTTATGAAAACTATTTTAAAGGTGCAGAAATTTTAAATAGAATGATAGTTCCAGCAACTGTTGCACTAGCTATGCCACTTTATAAAAATTTTCATTTATTGAAAAAATATTATAAACAAATATTAACAGGTATTGGAATAAGTACATTATTACTTACTTTTTTATTAGGATTAATAATTGCTGTTATAAAAATAGATTCTCAAATACTTGCATCAATATTGCCTAAATCGGTGACTACAGCTATTGCAGTAGGAGTATCAGAAAAAATTAATGGTATTACATCCATTACTATAATTACAGTAATAGTATGTGGAAATATAGGTGCTATATTTGGCGAGTCAGTATTTAAAATGTTTAATATTACAAATCCAATCGCGCAAGGTATTTCTCTTGGAACAACATCTCATGCTATAGGAACAAGTAAAGCAATAGAAATGGGAGAAGTTCAAGGTTCAATGTCTGGACTTGCTATTATAATTACAGGATTGTTTACTGTGCTAATAGTACCAATAATATATTTAGTTATTATAAATTTTTTTTATTAG
- a CDS encoding PTS system mannose/fructose/sorbose family transporter subunit IID: MESNKYTDKQVKKVVTPSMLNKMAVRSFFCQGAFNMERMQAAGWLYSLNPALKEIHTNKEDLSKSMKMHMEFFNTHPLLITFILGLVVAMEENKEDVDTIRAIKVSTMGPLGGIGDSLFWLTFLSISAGLGASFALQGSIVGPIVFFVLFNAMQFALKFGLMHYGYKTGVNSIATLKANTQKFTKSITILGLTVVGAMIASFIGLTTKIVIPAGEASVNLQESFDKVMPKLLPVAYTFLMLYLLRKKVSPLNLVLITLVIGIVGTYLGII; the protein is encoded by the coding sequence ATGGAATCTAATAAATACACAGACAAACAAGTTAAAAAAGTTGTAACACCTAGCATGTTAAACAAAATGGCAGTACGTTCTTTCTTCTGTCAAGGTGCTTTCAACATGGAAAGAATGCAAGCAGCAGGTTGGTTATATTCATTAAACCCTGCTTTAAAAGAAATTCACACTAACAAAGAAGATTTATCTAAATCAATGAAAATGCATATGGAATTCTTTAACACTCACCCATTATTAATTACTTTCATCTTAGGATTAGTAGTTGCAATGGAAGAAAATAAAGAAGACGTAGATACAATAAGAGCGATTAAAGTTTCTACTATGGGACCTTTAGGTGGAATAGGAGATTCATTATTCTGGTTAACATTCTTATCAATTTCAGCTGGACTTGGAGCATCATTTGCTTTACAAGGATCAATAGTTGGACCAATAGTATTCTTCGTATTATTCAACGCAATGCAATTTGCTTTAAAATTCGGATTAATGCACTACGGATACAAAACAGGGGTTAACTCTATCGCTACATTAAAAGCTAACACTCAAAAATTCACTAAATCAATTACTATCTTAGGATTAACAGTAGTTGGTGCTATGATAGCTTCATTCATCGGATTAACAACTAAAATTGTTATACCAGCAGGGGAAGCAAGTGTTAACTTACAAGAAAGCTTTGACAAAGTTATGCCTAAATTATTACCAGTAGCTTATACATTCTTAATGTTATACTTATTAAGAAAGAAAGTATCTCCATTAAACTTAGTATTAATTACATTAGTAATTGGTATCGTAGGAACTTACTTAGGTATTATATAA
- the nagE gene encoding N-acetylglucosamine-specific PTS transporter subunit IIBC: protein MMKYLQKLGKSLMLPVAVLPAAALLMGVGYFIDPTGWGGNSAMAAFLIKTGASIIDSMSILFAVGVALGMSDDRDGSAALSGLVAFLVVTTLLSTGAVAQLKGIPVEEVPAAFGKINNQFIGILSGVIASIIYNNFSKTELPEFLAFFSGKRLVPIITSAVMVLVSGVLFYVWPVIFSGLQTFGVKFAAMGAVGAGIYGFLNRLLIPVGLHHTLNAIFWFNLIGINDIGRFWGNPADALKDLPAVVEGTYRVGMYQAGFFPVMMFGLPAAGLAIYATAKPERKSEIGSLMLAAGVASFFTGVTEPLEFAFMFVAPVLYLLHAALTAVSMVVVATIGSTAGFGFSAGLVDFVLSLRNPNANNPLLLIPIGLVFAAIYFAVFYGAIKTFNLKTPGREDEVVETTTHTSGSNKFAAMAEVILNGLGGRENLVSVDNCATRLRLDVKDSSKIDEKLIKSSGAFGVSVISPTHVQVIVGSKVEFAANELKKIL, encoded by the coding sequence ATGATGAAATACTTACAAAAACTTGGTAAATCATTAATGTTACCAGTGGCAGTATTACCTGCAGCAGCTCTTTTAATGGGAGTTGGATACTTTATTGACCCTACTGGATGGGGCGGAAACAGTGCTATGGCAGCATTCTTAATCAAAACTGGTGCATCTATAATAGATAGTATGTCTATCTTATTTGCAGTTGGGGTTGCTTTAGGAATGTCAGATGATAGAGATGGATCAGCAGCTTTATCAGGACTTGTAGCATTCTTAGTAGTTACAACATTACTTTCAACAGGTGCAGTTGCTCAACTTAAAGGAATTCCTGTAGAAGAAGTTCCAGCAGCTTTCGGTAAAATCAACAACCAATTCATTGGTATTTTATCTGGGGTTATTGCTTCAATAATATATAATAACTTCAGTAAAACTGAATTACCTGAATTCTTAGCATTCTTCAGTGGTAAAAGATTAGTTCCTATCATTACATCAGCTGTAATGGTATTAGTTTCTGGAGTATTATTCTATGTTTGGCCAGTAATATTCTCTGGATTACAAACATTTGGAGTTAAATTTGCTGCAATGGGTGCAGTTGGTGCTGGTATATATGGATTCTTAAACAGATTATTAATCCCAGTTGGATTACACCACACATTAAACGCAATCTTCTGGTTCAACTTAATTGGAATCAACGATATAGGAAGATTCTGGGGTAACCCTGCTGATGCATTAAAAGATTTACCTGCAGTAGTTGAAGGAACTTATAGAGTTGGTATGTATCAAGCCGGATTCTTCCCTGTAATGATGTTTGGATTACCTGCAGCAGGACTTGCAATTTATGCAACAGCTAAACCTGAAAGAAAATCTGAAATTGGATCATTAATGTTAGCAGCTGGTGTTGCATCATTCTTCACTGGAGTTACTGAACCATTAGAATTCGCATTCATGTTCGTTGCACCAGTATTATACTTATTACATGCTGCATTAACTGCTGTTTCAATGGTAGTTGTAGCAACTATAGGTTCAACAGCTGGATTTGGATTCAGTGCTGGACTTGTGGATTTCGTATTAAGTTTAAGAAACCCTAATGCTAATAACCCTCTATTATTAATCCCAATTGGTCTAGTATTTGCTGCTATTTACTTTGCAGTATTCTATGGAGCAATTAAAACATTTAACTTAAAAACACCTGGAAGAGAAGATGAAGTTGTAGAAACTACTACTCACACTTCTGGATCAAATAAATTTGCTGCAATGGCTGAAGTTATTTTAAATGGATTAGGTGGAAGAGAAAACTTAGTATCAGTTGATAACTGTGCTACAAGATTAAGACTTGATGTTAAAGATTCTTCTAAAATAGATGAAAAATTAATCAAATCTTCAGGAGCATTTGGAGTATCAGTAATTAGTCCTACTCACGTTCAAGTAATAGTTGGATCAAAAGTTGAATTTGCAGCAAATGAACTAAAAAAAATATTATAG
- a CDS encoding response regulator — protein sequence MEKRALVVDDKAFIRQNTREVLEESGFEVFEACDGIEGIDKYVELKPSIVIMDINMPRLNGLEATTRIMEIDPNANVAICSSMLFIPYYQKLALNAGAKAIISKPFTKLELISALNQLLENMR from the coding sequence ATGGAAAAAAGAGCTCTTGTTGTAGATGATAAGGCATTCATAAGACAAAATACTAGGGAAGTATTAGAAGAATCAGGATTTGAAGTATTTGAGGCTTGTGATGGTATAGAAGGTATAGATAAATATGTAGAACTTAAACCATCTATAGTAATAATGGATATAAATATGCCAAGATTAAATGGACTAGAAGCAACTACAAGAATTATGGAAATAGATCCTAATGCTAATGTTGCAATATGTTCATCTATGCTATTTATACCATATTATCAAAAACTTGCATTAAATGCTGGGGCAAAAGCAATAATTTCTAAACCTTTTACTAAACTAGAATTAATTTCAGCACTTAATCAATTATTAGAAAATATGAGGTAA
- a CDS encoding HAD family hydrolase — translation MFKAVITDLDGTLLNSNHEVSEYTKEVIRKFVAKGYKFYIATGRLHTSTKEIAESIGVKIPLITVNGTRILDEEGNEIYNNTLDLETVRKIATIDYKSCGEELLINGYFRNIWLVTDKKAEEYYRKERPDKPYFPNTVPVEEFMSKTFNKMHFIGNHESLLKLREKLIKELDVDLNIVFVGTNCLEIFNKDANKAKAAEFVLKRDGIELSEAIAFGDSVNDYEMLKEVKNGYIMGNGIYLLKEMAPELEVIDTNDNDGEAKKIIEIFGL, via the coding sequence ATGTTTAAAGCAGTAATTACAGACCTTGATGGTACTTTATTAAATAGTAATCACGAGGTAAGTGAATATACTAAAGAAGTAATAAGAAAATTTGTAGCTAAAGGATATAAGTTCTATATTGCAACAGGTAGATTACATACATCTACTAAAGAAATAGCAGAATCAATAGGAGTAAAAATACCTTTAATTACAGTAAATGGTACAAGAATATTAGATGAAGAAGGTAATGAAATATATAATAATACTTTAGATTTAGAAACTGTAAGAAAGATAGCTACTATAGACTATAAGTCATGTGGTGAAGAATTATTAATTAATGGATATTTTAGAAATATTTGGTTAGTTACAGATAAAAAAGCTGAGGAATATTATAGAAAAGAAAGACCAGATAAACCATATTTCCCTAATACAGTACCTGTAGAAGAATTTATGTCTAAAACTTTCAATAAAATGCACTTTATAGGTAATCATGAAAGTTTACTTAAATTAAGAGAAAAATTAATAAAAGAATTAGATGTAGATTTAAATATAGTATTTGTAGGAACTAATTGTTTAGAAATCTTTAATAAGGATGCAAATAAAGCAAAAGCTGCAGAATTTGTATTAAAAAGAGATGGGATAGAATTATCAGAAGCTATCGCTTTTGGAGATTCAGTTAATGACTATGAAATGTTAAAAGAAGTAAAAAATGGATATATTATGGGAAATGGAATATACTTATTAAAAGAAATGGCGCCAGAATTAGAAGTAATAGATACTAATGATAATGATGGTGAAGCTAAAAAAATTATAGAAATCTTCGGATTATAG
- the agaF gene encoding PTS galactosamine/N-acetylgalactosamine transporter subunit IIA produces the protein MIKVVLTGHGKISSGIHSSVELIYGVAEELVAIDFTQDVTPEVLEEKIEKEILSATDGVLVLSDIAGGTPFKTASVLTLKHENVKVIGGMNLPMVLEVLSERDYSTVEKLYNFALEIGKEEIVGFELKVKEQPSEEEDGI, from the coding sequence ATGATTAAAGTAGTATTAACAGGACACGGTAAAATTTCTTCTGGTATACATTCATCAGTAGAATTAATATACGGAGTTGCTGAAGAGTTAGTTGCAATAGACTTTACTCAAGATGTAACACCTGAAGTTTTAGAAGAAAAAATTGAAAAAGAAATTCTATCAGCTACAGATGGTGTTTTAGTATTATCTGATATAGCTGGAGGAACTCCTTTCAAAACTGCTTCAGTATTAACTTTAAAACATGAAAATGTTAAAGTTATTGGAGGTATGAACTTACCTATGGTACTTGAAGTATTATCTGAAAGAGACTACTCTACTGTTGAAAAATTATACAATTTCGCTTTAGAAATTGGTAAAGAAGAAATCGTAGGTTTTGAATTAAAAGTTAAAGAACAACCATCTGAAGAAGAAGATGGAATATAG
- a CDS encoding extracellular solute-binding protein, whose amino-acid sequence MKRLIYLLMFFVLISCGINSEKKEVLNIYTWESFVPDEIFEDFEKETGIKVNISFYDTNDVMLSKLLSGVKEYDIISPSTDFIKVLRDNDFLEKLDKSKFGNVFENITISKDLLKTYDENLEYTIPYNIFATGISLKNDSVDPKYAKERSLDILLDPAYKSRMTILDDSREVIGMALQYLGYPSDSKNDNELQEAKNLILLWKENIAKFENVTYGKGLTTGEFVAVHGYQDVFYEIDEEEFKEYTYYLPKGAMMYIDTMALLKDAPNKENAYKFLNFLYQPENFVKVLDQFKTPSIFAHIKANKAPILELDYVLENSTLPNALDDEAKEKQDKIWNEIKVK is encoded by the coding sequence ATGAAAAGATTAATTTATTTATTAATGTTTTTTGTTTTAATCAGCTGTGGTATAAACAGTGAAAAAAAGGAAGTTTTAAACATCTATACATGGGAATCTTTCGTACCAGATGAAATTTTTGAAGATTTTGAAAAAGAAACTGGTATAAAAGTTAACATAAGTTTCTATGACACTAACGATGTTATGCTTTCTAAATTATTATCAGGAGTTAAGGAATATGATATCATTTCTCCATCAACAGATTTTATTAAAGTATTGAGAGATAATGATTTCTTAGAAAAACTAGACAAATCTAAGTTTGGCAACGTATTTGAAAATATTACTATTTCAAAAGACTTATTAAAAACTTATGATGAAAACCTAGAATACACTATACCATATAACATATTTGCAACTGGTATAAGTTTAAAAAATGATTCAGTAGATCCAAAATATGCTAAAGAAAGAAGTTTAGATATCTTACTTGATCCAGCATATAAGTCAAGAATGACTATACTTGATGATTCAAGAGAAGTTATTGGAATGGCTCTTCAATATTTAGGATATCCATCTGATTCAAAAAATGATAATGAGTTACAAGAAGCTAAAAATTTAATCTTATTGTGGAAAGAAAATATTGCTAAATTTGAAAATGTAACATACGGTAAAGGCTTAACAACAGGAGAATTTGTAGCAGTACACGGATATCAAGATGTATTTTATGAAATTGATGAGGAAGAATTTAAAGAATATACTTACTATTTACCTAAAGGAGCTATGATGTATATAGATACTATGGCTTTATTAAAAGATGCTCCTAATAAGGAAAATGCATATAAGTTCTTAAACTTCTTATATCAACCAGAAAACTTTGTTAAAGTACTTGATCAATTTAAAACACCAAGTATTTTTGCACATATTAAAGCTAATAAGGCTCCAATTCTAGAACTAGACTATGTTTTAGAAAATTCTACATTGCCTAATGCATTAGATGATGAAGCTAAAGAAAAACAAGACAAAATTTGGAATGAAATTAAAGTTAAATAA
- a CDS encoding dicarboxylate/amino acid:cation symporter has protein sequence MHKKSLWKSYRFSIILILSIIIGSIIGAIFGEKAKVLKPFGDLFINLMFTIVVPLVFTTIASSISSMSNMKRLGKIIRSMLIVFVITGLIASVIILFIVKVFPPAEGVNIVVNEVAELKTISTGDQLVKTFTVTDFPELISRRNMLPLIIFTIFFGFCVNAIGESGRVISNFLDALSKTLLKMIGYIMYYAPIGLGAYFAALVGEYGKELIGSYTKAMLIYYPLCILYMLIFFPIYAYVAGGKEGVRSLKHVLSPAVTAVATQSSIATLPINIEACENIGVPKDISDIVLPIGATAHMDGTVIGTVLKISFLFGIFNIPFTGIETYLTAILLSLAGGVVMSGIPGGGLIGEMLIVALYGFPPEAFPIVATIGYLIDPPATMINAAGDTIASMLVARMVEGKNWLLKKGADNV, from the coding sequence ATGCATAAAAAAAGTTTGTGGAAATCATACAGATTTTCAATAATATTAATTTTATCCATAATAATTGGTTCTATTATAGGTGCAATATTTGGAGAAAAAGCAAAAGTTCTAAAACCGTTTGGAGATTTATTTATTAATTTAATGTTTACTATAGTTGTACCTTTAGTATTTACAACCATAGCATCATCGATTTCAAGTATGAGTAATATGAAAAGATTAGGGAAGATAATAAGATCTATGCTTATAGTTTTCGTAATCACAGGGTTAATAGCCTCAGTTATCATATTATTTATAGTTAAAGTATTCCCACCTGCAGAAGGTGTTAATATAGTAGTAAATGAAGTTGCGGAATTAAAGACTATTTCAACAGGAGATCAATTAGTTAAAACATTTACTGTTACAGATTTTCCAGAATTAATTTCAAGAAGAAACATGTTACCATTAATAATATTTACAATCTTTTTTGGATTTTGTGTAAATGCTATAGGTGAATCAGGAAGAGTAATATCTAACTTCTTGGATGCTTTATCTAAAACTTTATTAAAGATGATAGGATATATTATGTACTATGCTCCAATAGGACTTGGTGCTTATTTTGCAGCTTTAGTTGGAGAATATGGTAAAGAATTAATAGGTTCATATACTAAGGCAATGTTAATATATTATCCATTATGTATACTATATATGTTAATCTTCTTCCCTATATATGCTTATGTAGCTGGAGGAAAAGAAGGTGTAAGATCATTAAAACATGTTTTATCACCAGCTGTTACAGCCGTTGCAACACAAAGTTCTATAGCAACTCTACCTATAAATATAGAAGCTTGTGAAAATATTGGAGTACCTAAAGATATATCTGATATAGTTCTTCCAATAGGGGCTACAGCACATATGGATGGAACAGTTATAGGAACTGTACTTAAAATTTCATTCCTATTTGGAATATTTAATATTCCATTTACAGGAATAGAAACTTACTTAACTGCAATACTATTATCACTTGCAGGTGGAGTAGTAATGTCAGGAATACCTGGTGGAGGATTAATAGGAGAAATGTTAATAGTAGCACTTTATGGATTCCCGCCTGAAGCATTCCCTATAGTTGCAACAATAGGATACTTAATAGATCCACCAGCAACTATGATTAATGCTGCTGGAGATACTATAGCATCTATGTTAGTTGCTAGAATGGTTGAAGGTAAGAATTGGTTATTAAAAAAAGGAGCAGATAATGTTTAA
- the agaV gene encoding PTS N-acetylgalactosamine transporter subunit IIB, which yields MPNILAARIDNRLIHGQVGMTWVNSLQANLILVANDEVATNTVQQSLMDMVVPEGIQTRYFSVEKTAAVIHKASPSQKILLVCKTPQDVLRLTELGLKLDEWIVGNMHFAEGKTQITPTVSVDDDDREVLKKISSYGIKLTIKGVPTDKGQELINLL from the coding sequence ATGCCAAATATTTTAGCTGCAAGAATAGACAATCGTCTTATTCATGGACAAGTTGGAATGACATGGGTTAACAGTTTACAAGCAAACTTAATTTTAGTTGCAAATGACGAGGTTGCTACAAATACTGTACAACAATCACTAATGGACATGGTTGTTCCAGAAGGGATACAAACTAGATATTTCTCAGTTGAAAAAACAGCTGCAGTAATACACAAGGCTTCACCAAGCCAAAAAATCTTATTAGTATGTAAAACTCCACAAGATGTTTTAAGACTAACTGAATTAGGATTAAAATTAGATGAGTGGATAGTTGGAAACATGCACTTTGCTGAAGGGAAAACTCAAATCACTCCTACAGTTTCTGTAGATGATGATGATAGAGAAGTTCTTAAAAAAATATCAAGCTACGGTATCAAGCTTACAATTAAAGGGGTACCAACAGATAAAGGTCAGGAATTAATTAATTTATTATAG